The Hippoglossus hippoglossus isolate fHipHip1 chromosome 2, fHipHip1.pri, whole genome shotgun sequence DNA segment ACCTTGTCGCCTACAGTCACATGAAGGACAGTAAAAAGCTGCTACTGCAGCGGTTGCTGTCAGTTGAGTTGACGCTGCCTTCAAGTGCTGTCTGAAATATCGCAATTTACGCAGGGGGCCCTCTTAAAGAAGCACTAACTCATCTATCGCCACTAGTGGTGAAGAGTTGGAACTTCAGGCCATCTCTGCATAATAACATGTAACATATGAACCTCTCAGGAATCAGAAAAGTGCTACCTCTGCAGATGTGTTTACTGCCCGGTCAGGCCGCAACTACGACGCAGAGATTCTTACAACACACCATGAAACAAGTTAATTTTTAATTCATCTAAAATAACTGGGATAAATTTAGTTTATTCGTCTTTTATCAGGGGTATTTGACATATTCAAAATAGATATTTTAGGTAAActgtttcacaaaaaaaaaggtgccCTTATAGATTCCACTATTATTTCTTGTCCGATCAGTCTTGTCTGATGTGACCTTAATTCTCTTTTCAGtcactttataaataaaataatcacatcctgaaaatgacaaaaaaagaggaataagGTGTCTCCAtcaggaggttgttttcatgtgtagGCATAAGACAGATCAGTTTTCCTTTTTACCTGCAGAGGGCAAACTTGCTATGGTGgcaaaaactgaaataaaaatcttcagtttaaaaatgtgttaaaatataatttttcgAGGAAATTTGAACTTCAGAATCTGTATAAAGTATCAATAGACCTTTAACTCGATCTAAAATTTTGTTTTGGCCTGAATTCAAGATGAAATATTGAGCTCAATATATTTGCAGTGTGGTAAAATGTTTACTTTTGCATTGTTGCACAATTTCTGTATCACTTTGACTGGATGTTTTTGTGCGCACATGAACATGTGGGATGTCCTGGCATGCAAAGTACATTTGGGTGCCTTTTGCACTTTTTGGGGAAAATATATCAACATAATCCTTTTTACAATTATACAGCAAATGTGGATGAAAACTATCCCAGGGAAATGTTGCACGCTACCTCAGACCGGTTTTTGAATATGAAGGCCTACCTCTAAATCTAATGTGTAACACGACTGTATAAAAATGTACTTGAATACCTGACGATTGTGTCCTTTGCACATCACAAATACTGATAAGCTGCTTgaagagaaatgtatttttgtacaataaACGTGAAAATAATTTACAGTCTGCCTCATTCAGTGGATACAAACGCTTTTTAGGTGAGGTTTATGTCCACTAACCAGTGTATTGGAATCCAATCCAAGTCAACAGCCAGAAATGGCCAAATCTGGAATATACTCCATAGATTTTACACACTTAGCTGAAGGTGGAATACTCgttttaacaaatgtttttggCTTTACTTAGTACAGACGTCAGTGGGTTTCAAATGACATTTGGAGAAGCCAGCACATTTTAAGTGTGGTATCAGATTATTCAAGAAATTTCTAGTCACTACTTAGAGGCTACAAACACTTCACGCCTAAAATGTAATACATTATATCTTCTAAAAAGTGAAATCCCAGTTTCATAAAGGCTTTGGAAGTATAGTTGTCGCCAATTttctatataaaaacaaaatttcatAACAATAAGCATTTCAATAGTCTTTATTtcataaaaaagtcaaattggTTTATATCAGATTAAAGAAAGTAGAAACCAATAATTATCAGTTATCTGGCGAGGCGTCTCACAAGGGGTGCGCGTCGTCTGACGGACTGACCAGAATGACCTCGACACATGGGACAGGTTTACCCAAGAGTCCAAAAAGAAGGTGAAGTTTCAGACCAAACAGGAGAGCCAAAAACTTGTTTGGGGCAAAATAAAGCGTAAAAAttaaaagggggggaaaaaaacttcGGCGGAGTCACATCAACACTTTCTCTGCCCCGTAGTCGCATGGCAAAAAGGCAAACTTGAATTTTTACCAAATTCTAGTTTAGATTAGTACGAGCTGCGGCCACCGAGATCCCGTGGAATGTTTTGTATCCAAATTACAGAAGGCATTACAACAATAATACCGAGATAATAATAAAGAGGGGAGAATCCTTAGTTTTCCACTTCCACTGTCAGCCACGACACCAGGTTACAAGTAAGGACTGAGCACGTTCATATTTTGCTTAAATAACCGTTAGATGTCATCGAGTGGTGGAAGGGTGCACGAGTGTGTTTGGGGATAAAGAAGTAACAGGAGGtagaagagaaagaagggaaaagACATTCTACTGCTCCTTCTGctacttgggggggggggggggaagaaaaagaaaaggctcATCTGGCGACAGAGGTCTTAGtcggcctcctcttcctccgatTCAGACtctggagagaaaacaggagaaaaacacagttaatcGAAATTTCCAAACACTAAACAAAGTTTTGATTCGATAGAAAATTTGCTGTTATTTTCATTAACAAATAATTGACCATTTTTCTCAGACAACTGTGTGTACAGCAATTTCCTGACTACTGacctttctctgtgtgttacGCGATTTTCAAGCCGAGTCACATTTTTCAAGCCGATTTTAGATGCACGACAAAGTTCAAATATTTTCAACTTTTCAGCACAAGGTGTCGAGTGCTCATCGATGTCACACTAGGCCCAGGCAGCCGAGCAAAATCAAGCAAAAAGGAGGCTttaccacttcctgttttgatgCCTGGTAGACAGGACAATGGCAAATATAGACCAAACAATAAAACTACATATATAAACAATGTTAGTGGTACTTAATTATGAGGAACTGTATAATTCAAGGTCAACCCATTATTCAAAAAGCCATTGGCTAATGCATGCATGGTGTTGCGTGACCAGCCAAGTGAATTTCTCCAGAGTGTTGTACAGCATAAATATTCACGTCAGACCAATTTTCCGGTTTCAGCTACACAAATGTGACTGTCAGTCATTTATCTTCATCTTAAATCAAAGATGACATGATAATTAATATTACGCATAGTCCCACAGAGTTACCGTCGGTTTGAGCTACACAGGTCTAACTCGAAGATTAAGAATTCCATCATCTTGTGTACTTTCTCACTGATACTTAGGTCATGAGACAATTAATAAAAGCTCTGCCTGTGTCATTCCTGCTGTGACAAGTCAAAATATGTgttggggtaaaaaaaaaaaaaaaggaaacagccCCCAGCTGGAGGTGTGTCTGTTATTTACCTTCCTCGGCGTTCTTCAGCCACTCGACAAATTTTTTCATCTGCTCGAGGAAAACACTCTTCCCCTTGGCAAGGTGGGCTTCGCTGTACCACTTCAGTATGGCCTCTTCGCTCAATACGTCAGCTGCGAGGAGAAGAAGTGACAGGTGTCAAAGCTGTGCACACATTACCGTCAGCATAAGCACAATACGAGTGAGATATGCAGttatcttttcttgtttttcagatttaaagTTTATGTAGAAATAGGTTAGTTTGGACAAGAtctttttaaagaaatctgTAACCAACCAGAAGCTGAATCTGACTTTAATGACAAGTTCACAGAACAACTTTCAAAGTGGTCGGATCGCTGCGTGAGGGGTTTAACAGTTTAAGATCTAAGAAATGCTGAAAAATGCCATCATACTTCTCAGTGTTAAAAGTGAACAGACTTTTCATAAACCTAGTAGATAATTCATATTAGGTTATTCTGAACGTCGCTCTGTGGGTGTGACACAAACCTTTGTAGAGGAGCAGCACAATCTTTTGAAAGGCCTTCATGAATTGGATGTTGTCGTAACAGTACTCCTGAATCTTCAGCAGCAGGGTGATCTCAGACAGACCCTGGGAGGTGAAGGCTTTCAGCAGAGGGCTGTATTGCTGCGAGAATGCGAGACATGGATAAGAACTAAGAAAGTGGATCGATTTACGGCAGGATTAAGTTCGACCAATAGGTTCTTCAGGTTTGCAACTAATGCAGAGCTTGTTCTTATTCCTTCCTCTGGCAGATTTCAACAATTTGAATATCACAAACAGTACAAAGTCTACCAGAGCAGCAAGACAGGTTTCTGCACACAGCTCTACTTCAGGACATTTACACAGTGAACCCATTTTCAGGTTGTATGTTTAAACTTATGTCGTACCTTCAAGAGTTTGATGGCTTGTTCGGTCACCAGCTCTTCCTTCTTGTTCCACTCCACAGATTTCATCACACTGGTCCAGATCATGCTGATCATCGCCTGCTCAGAGATGCCGGCCTTCTTCATCTCATCCTTGGTGTAGACGATTATCTAAACCAACAGGGACACAAACACCGACGGGTCAGCGCCGCAAAACAACTGTTCTCACACTTATCTTAACTGTTAGCTCCccctttatttaaaacacatcattcTGCTTCTACTTTCTGTGACCTTACACCCACAAGGTCTGAATGAATGCAGGTGTGAATATTGCAGAAAAAGAGATGACAtgtctctgtatttgtttataaGCTAGAGGTTCCCAACTCTCACTTTAGGAGCTCCTCATCTCATCGTCCCTTACAGCTCGAAGTTGCTCAGTAATAAGGTTTTTTCAGCCAGCGACTATTTGGCAGCTGGGTTCTTGTTGCCCAACTTGAACAAAGCACTAAAAGTATTACTGTTGGGCCTCTATTAACACTGAAACTGCGAACTTGTCGTCAACTTCATGACTCATTGTGCAGACACCGCCATCATTCAGTGCACTAGTTAATGCCCGAGCGGCTGGACTGTCAGTCAAACAGAACTATGTGACGTGGCAAAGTCGGAAACAAGAAAAGTCTGTtaataaagagaaacaaaactttCTTTGCTGTTGAAGTAAGAACAAAAATAGGACATTACGTATAATttgaagacacaacacaaatcagGCTGTTTAAAACAGACTTCTTATTGTCCACATCAGTAGCTATAACTATTAGAGGTTAATCTCGACCCTTAAGCCGCCTCACCTCCTTCTGAGGTTCACCAAGTGACATCATCTCCTTGAGCTCCTTCTGCAGCTCCTTGCGGGCGTCAATGGATTGCTGGTTTCGGGCGAAGTCGGACAGCTCCTTCAGCCCGGCGTCGGTGAAGTACTTAGAAAAATGTTCGCAACTCCGTTTGTTGGCAGGAAAGAGTTCCTGTGGGccacatatatttttttttaagttaatcAATACAAATAAGGTGAGTCAACTTTGGTTTTCCTCAAAAGGGATTAATTCCACACTTTAACATACAGCACACAATTTGAACAGCCATTTTGGATTTGTAACAGTTAACCTACCATCAGTCTGTTGTCCATGCCGACTTTGCGGAGACTGCCAGCAACAGAGTTGATGTCCTTCTCGTTGATCCATGACTTAAACAGCTTGACGGCAAAGGCCGCAGATACTCctaagaagagagaagaggttTGTTTCCACAATACTCTTAACTGAATATACACAATTCGCCAGGGAAGAAGAAAACCCCTGAAATTTACAAGACAAACACTGTTTTCTCCAAGTGTCCTCACCTTCCTTGACGAGGTTCTCGTTGTAGAGGCTGTTCAGGATGGAGGCTGATATGTTGCCGTTGGCCAGCAGGATACCAGTCAGCATGGCCAGTTTGTTGCGCTCAGACTCAGTAAACCCCTTCAGAAACAGCAGCAACTACAGGCACAGAAAAAGATACATACTTTGGTTGTGTGTGCAAGTTACAGAAGTTGTTAAAGTTCAGAGGGTTTATGTCCCGACAGGTGAAGCGATACTTTCCCCTGTAGTGGAAAAAACTAAGTTTAGTggaaaataactaagtgtggttgaaatcTATTTTAcagttgaagagtaactttttgCAGACCTGTGTAAGACTTTCATGACCTGAAGCGATCTGAAACCTGTATGACCTTTCTATTAGTTATGGACTGTCCAAGAACCATTTATTCCTGTGTCTGAATTCTGTCTCATACTacgcctacagaaccagtctgaactggctcaggcAAACAGCCGTAGTTCTTATAcaagatccttgcatttgacgGTTCACGCCATCTTCACTCtaagatccctgtgactctgtgttgatcctttctgaAGAAAGtccctattaaaatacacatagataaatttggtgttccagtctcctgtattttcagatttccatcacacccCGAAGAGACGTTTGTCTTGCAGACTCTTCACAATCTTTATAACATGTCATTGGAAACACCGAAGTCATAAACCGCTGCTTGAATCCGAACTCTGGCCTCTCACTGGCTGAGAGCCGCCCGTGACCCCCCCTAAGAGCTGCCTGTGACGCGACTCAGGTAATAAAAGGGAACCTGGCTCCGCAGCGGAGGAGAACAGAAAGAATTCCCTCCTTTCATCGACATCGCTGTTTCCCCACCACTGAGGAAATCCGCTCATCGCCGTTCATTCTCGGGACGAGATAACGGACACCGTCCTGCGCAccaagtaagaggcttatgtctgggcagagacgAATTGAATTGTTAGTTTTATTGTTGAATGTAATATTGTGTCGGACCACTGAGTCCTCGTTTGTTACTGTGTTATCGCGCAAAGTCAAACAGTTGTCTTTCGGTAAATTTAATCcaacatctgcagatggactcaaaGTACATATCACCTGAATGACATGTACAATGAGCAAAGAACAGGCATGAGTCGTGTCctgttattattaattttaattaatagttatttttattaaaaatcatattttatgattattgagaATTAGCCAATGACTCaatctgctcctttgtgtgcACAACAGCACTGTCAACAAAGCAACAGTTAGTGCTCCACCTGGAATAAAGCAACTGCATATAAACATGATGAaggcgcaaacacacacacacacactaaactacACATTATGAGCTTAGTTTAAAGATGATGTTTCAGAGCAGTCTGAAAACCTCACCTTCTTGATCTCCTCCTCGAAACCCTTCTCCAGGTACTTGTAACGCCTGATCAGTTTGTTAAAAACCTATttttgacaaagaaaagaaacattaatCAAAAGCTCTTACACATGCAAGTCATGTCCTCTTAAAATCTATGGATCTGTACAAACGGTAGCAGATTTTTACCTGAGCATAAGCTTGCATCGTCTCCAGGTCTTCTTGTGCCGTGAAGAGGCAGAACTCAGTGCGGGTCATGTCATCAGATAAAGTCCCGCCTGGGGCTGTAGGGATGAAAATAACATGCtcaagtcaaaaaaaaaaaagctaatgcATGGACTCACCCCTCCTGTACACAACACATTTATATGAATGGTTGTTATTGTGCTTCCAGGAACTTGTTTATACccaaatatttgtttctaaTGTCATACGAATCAAAAACGCTAACATTTTTAATAGTGCCTGACCAATAAGAATTTTATTGGGAAAGATATCAATATGATGGAGTAATAAACTGACTTATCAGCTgatatacatttaatttctttcactttattctGTAAAATTGCTTATTTTATTGCTTATTCAAACTATTCAAAGCAGTTATCGTATGCACACATGTGAATAACTGGTTTGCTATGGAAACTCACCCAGCATTCCGCCAGCCACCAGGATGTCAAAGAGTGTCTCTGCATAGCGGCGGTAGTCAAGCTTGGCGCCAGTGGCATCAAGGAACTTCGCAACCGCTTCCAAATCAGAGCCAGAATGATTCAAGCCTTGTACGATACTTTCTTGAAACTGAGTAGGGTCAAATCTCTCCTTTTCATCTGTGGAGAGCACACACGTTTGAAAAAACAGCCCCCAGGGACAAAGGCAAGATTTGTGCATAcaaaagcagagaaacacaaaatgcagCAACAATGAACACTGACCTCTTTTCCGCGTTTTGAAACGCTGGCCGGTAAGCGTTGGCTTTTGCTGCTTTTGATTATTCATAAAAGGCACcctgagaagaaaagagatagTTAAGGTTTTCTCAAGCCGTGCAGATGACACGTTAAGGCGCAATTGAAAAAGAAGGAGTTGCTCCCTTTAATTGTGCTTTCTATCTCCTGCGTTTGGGGTGTGGCATGTCTCATATCAGTATCAAAGTTTGACAGCATAAATTattctttcagtttgaaaaagTTGAAAGCCTGGAGCCAatggtgaaaaaacaaacaaagaaaccaaaccAACAACTGCCTGAACTGGTGCTGTCTCCATGTTTATCCCAAAACTATCACTAGGCAAATGTCTCTTCACATGAACAAACCTGaccacctttttttttgtttgctacAATCTGCAGAAACATTGGATCTGAACATTATTTccctttaataaaaatgaatctAATCTATAAaacgttttttgttttttttaaatggcaaaaaCATTCAGTGAGaaacccaaatatattcagtttgcAATGAGATAAACTGTAGAAAACCAGAAAGTACTCATATTGgaacaagaaaaacagattgGTGTTCTGTCTTTTTGTAGAATCAAATCTTTAAAATCTGCAGAAAACCTCATATtccattcaaaataaaaaaaaagccaaagccAAGCTGTTGTTATTACTACTGTGGTTTCATAACGGCAACAATTATCGCTGAGCTGTTTTAATGGATGTTAACACAAAAGCAAagtgagacaaaaacaaacaaaagacaataGCAGGAGGCGGCGTGGAGCCGGTCCGACCGGTCCGGTGCTGCAAGTTACAACCGCGTCAACACGTGCGACTGTGGACCAGGACATTATTTTACTATAGGTTTAAACAAATATAAGGGTACATACTGGCTGCAATGCAATAAGAGGTCTATCATACACAGTTAGCTAATTGCGGGTTAGCATAGGCTAACTCCGGGCCTCGCCATGCTCCGAACTAGCCCTTGTTAGCATGGCCCGCTAGCCACATAGCTAACCGCGTTTGGGTAACTCAACCAGTGCTCACACCGCAACCACCACCGTGTTGACGCCACCCGCCATTAAACCCCGCAATGGTGTCGAAACGCCCATTGACAAAACCGGGATTAACACCGAGATACCGCGCGTGTGAAGGGACGCACGGAGGCTAAATGCTAAGCTAGCTGCCCGAACCGGAGCAAAACCACAACTCGCCCTCCAGCTGCGTCCGTGATTGCAACAataatcattttttaaacttcccAACGTGGAAGGTTGTTCGTGTTCGTGTGGCGGCGGCAGAGAGGCCCGAGGAAGGGCGTGGACGCGAGTACTCACCGAAATTAATGCAGATATAAAACGGTTGTTTAACCAGGAGGGAATCAAAGCGAGTGTCGAGTGTCTGCGCGGACCAAACAAAAAGAGCTTCCGTCAGGATCTCCGTAAGCTCCTCCCACTGCGCACGCGCGCTTTAAAGGGGCTTTCCAGttcaaaaaaaaattaaatatgtacATGCACGCGCAcgcaaacacgcacacgcacgactttgcattgacttctcTCTAACATACATATAGATAtatccagagctgcaggataacaactatttttatcattattattattattattaacaatactACTTAtcataaattaattattatatgaactgctgctgccatcattaataatcaatatcaTCTTcacactgttattgttttaattataactAGTCAGCGCTgatggctctctctctctctctctctctctctctctctctctctctctctctctctctctctctctctctctctctctctctctctctccaatgAGGGAGttatttctctccacagtcgccaaagtgctgctcatcgtgggaactgttgggtttctctataaaaatGTTAAGGTCTTGACCTCCAATGTAAAGtgcatatatactgtaatatTGACTACGATAAGTAATCACATTGCATCATGATATTCTGTGTACACTACCTGCTGACCTTTCCAATTTCTCAGGGATTCAGTTGAAATAATCAATCAATGAGTTGATCACCAGGAAATCCATTGGCCACAATATTGACAATTTTCATGCTCTAATTTCAGTTTGTTATATGCGAGGTCTTATGCTTTTCTCTGTTGTATAACATGCATGCAATATAATTGGGAGATTAAGCAAAACAAGATAAATTAAGATATGACCTTTACttcaagaaaacagaaaataataacaattaagaaaaaaaatgtaattggaGCAACTATGCTGCTTTTGGGCTTTGGGAACTGGAACCATTTGAATTTTCCTTCCAAGGGACGACATGTGACATGAGCGGGGGGGATTAAAGACCTGAGAACCCGGAGCTCAACATTCAACCACATCATCATGTCTTCACCAAGTGAGCTGATCTTCTTCATCAATGGAAAAAAGGTGAGAGCATCAACCATCAACTATTTATTCCATTAATTAGATATTGCTGTAATCAGTGAATTGACTGTTTAATtagttgttttattaaaaaggtaacatataatgtgtttttttttaccttttccaTGTGGCTTTGGGGTTTTGGATTGCTGACCACTTATCCCTGCCTGCTTCAACTCTTTCTAACATTgtgatttgtgtatttttt contains these protein-coding regions:
- the bzw1a gene encoding basic leucine zipper and W2 domain-containing protein 1-A isoform X1; this encodes MNNQKQQKPTLTGQRFKTRKRDEKERFDPTQFQESIVQGLNHSGSDLEAVAKFLDATGAKLDYRRYAETLFDILVAGGMLAPGGTLSDDMTRTEFCLFTAQEDLETMQAYAQVFNKLIRRYKYLEKGFEEEIKKLLLFLKGFTESERNKLAMLTGILLANGNISASILNSLYNENLVKEGVSAAFAVKLFKSWINEKDINSVAGSLRKVGMDNRLMELFPANKRSCEHFSKYFTDAGLKELSDFARNQQSIDARKELQKELKEMMSLGEPQKEIIVYTKDEMKKAGISEQAMISMIWTSVMKSVEWNKKEELVTEQAIKLLKQYSPLLKAFTSQGLSEITLLLKIQEYCYDNIQFMKAFQKIVLLLYKADVLSEEAILKWYSEAHLAKGKSVFLEQMKKFVEWLKNAEEESESEEEEAD
- the bzw1a gene encoding basic leucine zipper and W2 domain-containing protein 1-A isoform X2, producing MPLAPSLTTAAMQRHSLTSWWLAECWPQVFNKLIRRYKYLEKGFEEEIKKLLLFLKGFTESERNKLAMLTGILLANGNISASILNSLYNENLVKEGVSAAFAVKLFKSWINEKDINSVAGSLRKVGMDNRLMELFPANKRSCEHFSKYFTDAGLKELSDFARNQQSIDARKELQKELKEMMSLGEPQKEIIVYTKDEMKKAGISEQAMISMIWTSVMKSVEWNKKEELVTEQAIKLLKQYSPLLKAFTSQGLSEITLLLKIQEYCYDNIQFMKAFQKIVLLLYKADVLSEEAILKWYSEAHLAKGKSVFLEQMKKFVEWLKNAEEESESEEEEAD